The Triticum urartu cultivar G1812 chromosome 5, Tu2.1, whole genome shotgun sequence genome contains the following window.
GATTAGGAAGAGGGTCACCATCAGATGCACGAAGCTGAACGTTGAGCTCCATGGAAGTCACAACTGTGTGCTCATCACCGAGAGCAGCGCGAGCAAGAAGATCCTGAATATATTTTTCTTGGGAGATGTAGAAGCCATCAGAGGTGGAGGAGATCTCAATCCCAAGAAAATAGCGAAGTGGACCAAGATCAATCATGAGAAACTGGTCGCGAAGGCGAGCCTTAACAAAGGCAATGTAATTAGAGTCGTCAccagtgatgatcatgtcatcaacatagagaAGGAGAAGAGTCCGACCACGAGGAGACGTGTGAACAAACAACGCGGGATCATGATCACTGGGCAAGAAACCAACGGCAGTCACCACAGAGGCGAAGCGCTCAAACCAGGCGCGAGGGGCCTGTTTGAGACCATAGAGGGAGCGGCGAAGTCTACAGACCATACCATCAGGAGCATAGTACCCCGGTGGTGGCTGCATATAAACCTCCTCACGCAACTCACCATTGAGAAAAGcgttctgaacatcaagttgagAGATAGACCACTGACGAACAAAAGCCACAGCAAGAAGAGTGCGGACCGTGGTCATGTGGGCCATAGGAGCGAATGTCTCATCATAATCGCGCCCCTGCTCCTGCTGAAAACCACGggccacaagacgagctttgtagcgctcaagagaaccatcggaGCGAGTCTTAATCTTGTAGACCCACTTGCAGGTGATGGGACGGACACCGGAAGGAAGGGGAACCAGATCCCATGTGCCAGAGCGCTCAAGAGCAGCAAGCTCTTCGACCATCGCAAGCTGCCATTCAGGCTGAGTCATGGCAGTTCGATAGGAAGTGGGCTCAGCAATAACAGAGACCGTACCGATCAGGGGAGTAGCGATCAGGCGGGGGGCGAGGCCGAGCACGGAGGTTGTGAACCGGGGGAGGTGTGAGAGGAGGCGCACCAGAGGTGGAAGGCTTGTCAGAGGAGACAGCCTCAGGACGAGATCGACGAGTATAGTGGAGAGGAAATGGGGAGAGAGGGCGACGGACTGGAGATGATGGTggagaggtggaggaggaggatggagaAGACGGGGTCGGTGGTGAATGAGAAGGAATGAGAGGTGCCAGAGGAAGAGGTGACACATGAGGCACATAGCAGGGTGTAtcgggaaggagaaggaaagaaaGGTCATCCACAGAGAAACTCGAGGAAGAAGAACGTGGGTAGTAAGAACGAGACTCGTCAAAAGTCACATCGCGCGAGATGTGCAAGCTACGACCCACAGGATCCCAACATCGATAGCCCTTGTGCTCATCACTGTAGCCAAGGAAAACACACTCAACCGACTGAGCAGTCAGTTTGGTGCGTTCTCGGGGGGCAAGAAGAACATAGCACACGCATCCAAACATACGAAGAGCTGAGTAGTCAGGAGAGCGACCAGTGAGACACTCCAGAGGAATACCACCCTGCAGAGTAGTCGATGGCTGAATGTTGATGAGATAGGTGGATGCGGAAACAACCTCAGCCCAAAAATGGGGTGGAAGGGAAGCAACAATCATCAGTGCACGAGCCGTCTCAAGCAAATGACGATGCTTTCGTTCGGCAACgccattctgagcatgagcaccaggacaaGAGAACTGGGCAAGAGTACCCTGTTTCGCGAGAAAACCACGCAACAGCTGAGAGATATACTCTCCAGCGGAGTCAGCACGAAAAGTACGAATGGGCGTGTCAAACTGGGTGtgaaccatggcagcaaaacGTTTGTATATAGGAAGAACCTCGCTACGAGATTTCATGAAGTAGAGCCAAGTGTAGCGAGAGAAATCATCAATAAACAAAGCATAGTAGCGATGACCACCTTTCGAATCAAAGGGAGCAGGACCCCAGACATCAGAATGAACTAAGTCAAAAGGACGCTGAGATACAGACTCACTAGTAGGATAAGGTAACTGAGTCTATTTGCCAAGTCTGCAACCATTACAATGTAAGGAGACATCTCCAGATACAGACCCTAAGAGGCCCTGACAAACTAAAGAAGATAAGCGAGAGCCACAGATGTGACCAAGACGATGATGCCACTGCTAGAAGGACGCAAACAAAGAGGCAGCAAGAGCATGAGAGCTGGCAGAAGTGGTGGCAGCGGAAGGAACACGAAGCCAGTCAACCTCCCAAAGGCCCTCTGACTCACGGCGCCGGGGGCCAGCACCAACCAAAGCCTTGGTGCGATGATCCTGAATGGAGCAAGAGTCGGTATCAAGAATGACACGACAACCAGAATCAGTAAGTTGGGCAGCGGAAAAGAGATTCATGGTAAGGCGAGGAACATGTGAGACATTCGGAACAGAAAAAGATGGAGTGGAAAGAATACCATGACTAGCAACAGGAAGAGATGTGCCATCGGCAGTAAGAACATTAACATGCGAAACAAGAGGTCGGAGAGAGGACAACGCGGAAGAATCAGAAGACATATGGAAGGAAGCTCCAGAATCCAGAACCCACGAAGATGTACCTGACTGTGTAGATGCCTGTGGTGGTGAGGAAGGGGATGCAGTCACAGTAGCAGCAGTCGACGAGGAGCCTGAGGCAGCAAGAAGACGCTTGAGGCGAACAATGTCCTGGTCAGTGAGTGACGGAGTCGAGGAAGACACAGGAGTCCCgctggaggaggagcgcctctGATCTCGCTTCTTCTGGCGACAATCAGACTCTGGGTGACCTGGTCGGGAGCAGTAACCACAGACGGTGTCACGGCGCGACGTGCCCCTCTCAGTATAAGCAGGCGACCCACCCCCCGGAAGGTGTGGGGAGGAGCGGTGGAGCGGTGAGCCGAGCTGATGACGCAGGAGCCTGAGCAGCGAACACAGACGGGACCACCAGCAAACCAGCAGAGCGAAGGCGGGTCTCTTCAGCACGAAGCTCAGCAAGCACCTCCGAGATAGGAACACAGCCACGAGCAAGCAAGTGAGCACGTCTCGGCTCAAACTCAGAGCGGAGACGAGATAAGAACTCATGGACCCGCTGAAACTCCAGATCAGACCGAGTAGTCTGACAGCAACGACAGGTGCCACAAACAACTGTCCGAAGAGAGTCAAGCTGACGCCAGATGGCAGATCACTGTGAATAGAACTCATCAACAGAGGAATCACCTTGTTGGAGGGCGTGCTCCTGACGCACCACAAACAGGTAGAGAGCATCACCAGAGGGTTGATAGCTCTGACAAAGATAAGACCACATCGCTGCAACTGTGCCAAGTCCCATGAACTCTGAAGCAAACTGAGGGAGGACACTTGCAGTAAGAACAGCAGCAGCACGAGCATCGTCATTGCACCGCTGAGTGTAAGCAGAGAGATCATCGCGGTACACCGAAAGAGCATTGGAATAAGCAGATACCTGCTGATCATAAGCATCAACTGCAGCATCATCAAGGGCCTTGGCGGCATCCCGGTCAgcccgagaagcctcagcagcaAGTACCGGCGGCACCGGTGGGATTGGGGCCACGGGCGCAACAGGGCATGGCGGGCAGGGGACCTCGCCAGAGAGAACACCCCACAGAAGAAGACCACGCATATGGATGCGCATGAACCCCACAAACTCAGCATAGTTGGTGCCATCGAAGATCACAGAGCACCTAGGAACTGCAACATAGCCCGAAAAAGACATGAGGGAACTCTGTTTTTCTCCTCTGTTTTTTTTTTGTCAACTctccccgatctggatcggggcggAAAGCCTCACGCTAGCCCCGAGTGGGGAATCGGGAGGAAATGGGAGGCCAGGAGGAGGGCCGGCCCTGGGCTGCACCTGCGGCAGCAGATggagcagcggcagcggcagccAGATGCGGAGGAGGGCGGCCTGGGCGCATTGAAGGAGCAGCGGCGCGGCCGGGGCGCAGCCGGACGTGGAGGGCACGGCCTGGGCGCGGCGGGGGCGAGGCCAGGGCGCGGCCTGGGCGGGGAGGGCGCGGCCTAGTCGTGGGTGAGCTCGGCGGGCGCGGGCAGGGGCTGCCGGGCGTGGAGAAGGTGGCTGGCGACGAGGAAGGAGATGGCCGGCGACGGGGAAGCTAGGCACGGAGCTGCAGCGTGCGGGAAAGGAAGAGGAACCTGGCAACTGATACCATGTTGGATAAGTGAGCAACTGACTTCACAGGAGGGCCAAAGGCCAGTACATATACATGTATATGGTAAAGTGCAAGAGACCCCTTATACAATAGGGATAAATCGAAAAGGGATATACATATCTAACAGTACAAACTGAACTAATTCCCTAAAACAAAGCTGCAACTAATATGGCTGATTTTGACTACGGAGCAAGCACAAGTGGCGTGCCGCTTGCATCCCTGACGCCATCACATAACAACATACGAGTACTAGTCGTGGCCTGCTTGTGATTGTTTTTGTTGTTAATGTTCAATAATCCATGGTCATATACTGGCTGGCATGTCAAGATTGGCTCAAAACCAGAAACTGTGCAACACTTAAATAACTGGTTAAAGGGAATACACTAGTCTGGTGCACATGCTGGCTCTGCTTACAACCATTAACTGCAGCGTACTCGAGTACTTTTTCCATATACCATAAAATATTGATGTGTAGAATAATAATACGTATGAACACAAGCATAACCAGAGTGATCTTCCTAAATGGTCTATGAAGACTCTGATTGTGTTTATTATGGCTTTCTGATAAGCCGTTGCTAGTCTTTGATTTGCGTGCATGGAGCACATAGTTTTCCAGCCTTTTTCTTCATTTTTTCTGTAAGAGCACCAAAGATGTACTCTGCTGTCTGTTCTTTTCAATGTTGCAAAAGCTGTTAAGTTAATGTGTTTAGTATGTACATGCTGTATATACTTGTAATGCCATGCTATCCTATGAAAATTCAGTTTTCTTCTCAGTTCAAGCATTCATGTTGTTCTGTTCAATATGCGCAGGTCACTGATGTTAAAACTGACCTGTCCCAAATTGGCTTTGATGTTGAAGCAATTCAACAGATGGTAGCTGGACTGGTGAGTCTGAGCATCCTGGAACCCTTGCACATGAACTTTTGCTCGAAGTCTATTTGATTGTTCTGACTTCGTTTGTGTACG
Protein-coding sequences here:
- the LOC125509718 gene encoding uncharacterized protein LOC125509718; the protein is MSFSGYVAVPRCSVIFDGTNYAEFVGFMRIHMRGLLLWGVLSGEVPCPPCPVAPVAPIPPVPPVLAAEASRADRDAAKALDDAAVDAYDQQVSAYSNALSVYRDDLSAYTQRCNDDARAAAVLTASVLPQFASEFMGLGTVAAMWSYLCQSYQPSGDALYLFVVRQEHALQQGDSSVDEFYSQ